A single genomic interval of Lewinellaceae bacterium harbors:
- a CDS encoding RagB/SusD family nutrient uptake outer membrane protein, producing MKLKIPLFLLLAFGILACTNLEEELREDLTGAQAIAAQDVNALLLSAYRDLRGPFQSQATFWATQELTGDAAIPPTRGGDWDDNGKWRALHLHNVDPDHVDQTTTFNDLLKIVFNTTNILNFNPTPAQEAQARFLRAWAVFCVADGWNQVPYREPGENLLDAPRVLTGSEALDLVISELNEVLNDLPDGPATVANKDAARVLLMKAYLNKGTFADRANPSFPAEDMNQVISNADAIISSGNYALQDNYFDNFAPQNTQTSSELIWVADNQGGSNSGDVHTRWLMTLHYNQNPSGWNGFATLSDFYDKFDSSDSRLGGEYAGLTDVTGLRTGFLVGQQFDKDGNPLQDRKENPLAFTPEVSLIESGNNLEITGIRVIKYPPDLANPDGNSDNDYVFFRYADVLLMKAEALLRTGKAGEGLTIVNDLRDKRGAPALGSLTLDNMLDERGFEMYWEGWRRQDLIRFGKFLDAWQEKPASNPRALLMPIPNAAVAVNPNLKQNPGY from the coding sequence ATGAAACTCAAAATACCCTTATTTCTATTATTGGCCTTCGGTATTTTGGCCTGTACCAACCTGGAGGAAGAACTCCGGGAGGACCTTACCGGAGCACAGGCTATAGCAGCCCAGGACGTCAATGCCCTGCTGCTGTCGGCTTACCGGGACCTGCGCGGCCCTTTCCAGAGCCAGGCTACCTTTTGGGCCACTCAGGAACTGACCGGCGACGCCGCCATCCCTCCCACCCGCGGTGGCGACTGGGATGACAACGGCAAGTGGCGGGCCCTGCACCTCCACAATGTCGATCCGGACCATGTCGACCAGACCACTACTTTCAACGACCTGTTGAAAATTGTGTTCAACACGACCAATATCCTCAACTTCAACCCCACTCCTGCCCAGGAGGCTCAAGCTCGCTTCCTGAGAGCCTGGGCGGTATTCTGTGTTGCGGATGGCTGGAACCAGGTTCCTTACCGCGAGCCGGGCGAAAACCTGCTCGATGCACCCAGGGTACTGACTGGCAGCGAAGCGCTGGATTTGGTCATCTCTGAACTCAATGAGGTCTTGAATGACCTGCCGGACGGCCCCGCCACGGTAGCCAACAAAGATGCCGCCAGGGTGCTGCTGATGAAAGCTTACCTCAACAAGGGCACTTTCGCAGACCGCGCCAACCCGAGCTTCCCTGCCGAAGATATGAACCAGGTGATCAGCAACGCTGACGCCATCATCTCGAGCGGCAACTATGCTTTGCAGGACAACTACTTCGACAACTTCGCCCCGCAAAATACCCAAACCTCTTCGGAGTTGATCTGGGTTGCCGACAACCAGGGCGGTTCCAACAGCGGCGATGTGCATACCCGCTGGCTGATGACGCTGCACTACAACCAAAACCCATCGGGTTGGAATGGTTTTGCGACGTTGTCCGATTTCTACGATAAATTCGACTCCAGTGACTCCCGCCTGGGCGGCGAATACGCCGGGCTCACGGATGTCACCGGCCTGCGCACCGGCTTTCTCGTTGGCCAGCAGTTCGACAAGGACGGAAATCCTCTTCAGGACAGGAAAGAGAACCCGCTTGCCTTCACTCCTGAGGTCAGCCTGATTGAATCAGGAAACAACCTGGAGATCACCGGTATCCGGGTCATCAAATATCCTCCCGACCTGGCTAACCCGGACGGCAACTCCGACAACGACTATGTTTTCTTCCGTTATGCCGATGTGCTGCTGATGAAAGCAGAGGCGCTGCTCAGAACCGGCAAGGCCGGGGAAGGCCTCACCATCGTCAACGACCTTCGCGACAAGCGGGGCGCGCCGGCTTTGGGTTCGCTTACCCTCGACAACATGCTGGACGAAAGGGGCTTCGAAATGTACTGGGAAGGCTGGCGCCGCCAGGACCTGATCCGCTTCGGAAAGTTCCTGGATGCCTGGCAGGAAAAGCCGGCTTCTAATCCGAGGGCACTGCTGATGCCGATCCCTAATGCGGCCGTGGCGGTAAACCCGAACCTGAAGCAGAACCCGGGATATTAA